TTTTATATCCAAACACTTGATAAGATCCGTATGTCGCCGTAGCTGCTTCTTGAACATTATCACTATTAGGCTTGTTTTGTGGgagaaataaagaataattaattTCGTGATTAAATTAGAATGAGTATGTGTATGTCACATATTTGATTGAGATAAAATTTTGGAATTAATTATCTCAAAATTGTAGCGTTTAATTCTATATTAAGATAGATAACATTAATCCTGAGATAACTAATTATCCTAAGATAATTAATTCCGAAATAACTTATTTCCAGCCAAACAAATCCTTAATGATCTGAACATACAAAGTTTTGTTGTTAATTAGGATTCTGAGTGTATAGCTCATGCATATTTTGTTCTCATTATAAAGcgtatcttttttaaaaaaaatatatactattTTTTAAACTCGTTATAGCATTTTCTGAAGTCTAATAGAATCTATATATTACTGTATTTAGATTAATATTAATTCAAGATACCAATTAACCAACCAATAAAATCACTTCTTATAAAATTTTCTAGTCCACTCAAAAAGGATAATCATTCTCAACCTCAATAATTAGATTTCcaatatcaaaatatatagaATAGTCTTCATTTCTATCCTTCTCAGATGTTCATATAATGAATATGATGAGCATAAACACCCTTTTTAACGTCTATTCTAACAGATTAaatatcttttataaaaaataataatatagtgAGATAGAATgcaataaaaacaaaataaagagtGGATTATTATATTGTTAAGTCATCTTTATAAGGTAActatttaattttcaaaattataaattatatattttaaagatatttgcTTGTAAATACCTTTAGAAGATCAGACAATGTATTTTAATTGACAATGTATATAActtaacctttttttttatttatgaaaactAAAAATAACACTATTTAGCATAAGTTAGTAGACTTTTCAAATGAAAACAGTGATTTAACTTGGTCAAATGCATTCCATTAGTCACAATTGTAGGTTccattaataaagaaaaagaagaaaaaagagtacaacacATTGACTTTACGGGTGTATTCAGAGGAAAATAATTGAAATGACCTTTTTTTtagtaaagaaaataaatttcataaataatacATGGTGATTATGTTTTCTCCACCATTCAAATATATTTCATTCTCATTCACCCTCATAGCCCCAATTCCGACCACTCCTACCCCATCCCCATCTTTTATAGTATTTGTCTAggttatatataaatttttttaggACAATACTTTGCATAAGTACCCCGAATTATGACCGAAATTTCAGTGATACACCTTAATTTAATTAGGGTCCCTATTACCCCCAAACTTATTTTTTTCGCATTTTCATGCACCCTTTGTGCTGACGTGGTCACCTTCAACAAAGTAAGCTGGTTGTGTTTGTACACGCGCGCCTGGTACTAagtaaatatttctttttatttttttaaaaaataattaaatttttaattttttttgactcttttaatcttcttattttctttatcttgtatttaaattaagttaatacacatatttttttaaaaaaaatccttgtatttaaacttttttttttaccttcattcatggtcttttctcttttatttttctattgattttattttctctttttatttttttttgtatttccttttgatttgatttcaaatttaactCCAAATgtcttgtatttaaaataagttaatttagAATGcatatcaaaataagtgaagaaaatcaaataaaatagaaaaaattaaaacgtTAAAAATAAAGgacactttttaattattttttaaaaaaacacatataactttttaaaaatatttaaaagtgaaaagataaaaaattaatgaaaaaccaaaaatttaaagtgaggaagaaattaaaataaatattttacataaaaagaaacaaaaataattaaatatatgtaaattttaatatcaataattatatgTACTAACTAATTATAAAGTTACCAATTAAAAATGACATGTGTTCAATtttttcactcattacttgctTTCAAGAGAGTGTGCACACTCTCTATGCCACATCAACTTTTAGGATGTATTTATtccattataaaataatttagggGGTAATAGGACCCTAGTTAAGTTAATGTGTATCGCTGAGATTTCAATCATAGTTCAAAAGGAGTACTTATGCATTATTCCTATAATAAAAGATAGGGAACTCTCATCCCCTTCACATAAAATCATATAGAATACCATTTGATAGACATTCAAAGGGATGGTTTTTGATATATTTGGCTTACATTTGAAACGTGTttattaatttcttattttttgtctCAACTCAAATACTTTGACATAAAATGAACGGAAGGAATATGAGCCATGAGGCATAAGCAAGTATGAGTCAATCATTGTCTATGTAACAATTGATTATTATATTCATTAGTTTGATATAAACACGTAAATAAGTTTTGACTCCCTCTTTTGGAATGAGACTTGCTATAAAAAGAACATATTTGGAGGCCAAGATGTTAACCAAGTTTAGtgaggaagaggaagaaattAAGTATGTCTATCAACAAAGGCACTACTACACGTGCTTTGTTAGTGATGGTTTTAGTTGTGTTCTCCATGAATTCTTGGTGTGAATACGGTGAAGCAGCAAGAATATTCTTAGACTTCTCCACAAGTATTCAAGGTGTTacatttcttcctttttttattctctcttattctctcCTTGTTGTTAATTAAGTCGTCGTCGTTGTAGGAACttacattttaaattttgaatccgCCTTTAATCATTTGATGTGTTGAAATTATGATGGCAGCTATGCGAAGGATGGACAGCCTGGGCAGCAGCCACCGCCGGAGCACCAGGGCATCGCCCCGTGGGGGCAATCCTTCCCCGGCAGCGAATGTGAACGACCATGTCCATCACTAGTGCTGTATCTCTATTTTGTTGTGGACTTAATTCTcttttgtcatttgattatagTAAAGAGactttgtttaattttatttgtgttTATGAGATTTCAAATATAAAAGGAATGAAAGTAAAATTTAACTTAGGCTTGTCTGTCCATGATTAGAGATCTCGATTACAAATTCTGATAATAGAAAAACCCTTGATTGGGAACGCCTCTGTCTTATTACATGGATAACCATAGAAGGAAACATATAATAACAGAGAAATTAAGAAGATGGTCTTCATAATTTTCTCGAGCTAACATAATTATATTCAACTTTCAAGATCACAATGCAATATTTTTGGTTCATTGACTTTTGATCACcaagaaattcaaaaagtcaGTTGAAGGAGCGCAAAAGTCATTGTTACAAAGTGTTTAAATTCAAGAGTTTATTAACGTCAATCTGAAAAGAGACGAGCTTAGACTCAAGTAAATGAACATAAATTTTTGTTCAATATTCAAGATTACATGTAGTAGTAgtagaaggaggaggaggaagggAGGAGCCACAGGGAGAACCTAGCATAGCAGAGTTAGTCGCGATGATCGGGGTCAATAGATGGCTATTGGCAAGGATTGACATTCAAAAAATGaatgcaaataaaaataattgcaAACAAAAACGAGGAGTTTATGTCATGATCAGCTTTTATTGAGACGAAAAGTTGTACGAAAATAACATAACTAAAAGCAAAATGTACATTTAAATCTTTAAAGCACAGCAAGAAACTAGCATCTTTTAACTCATTGCTGTTTGGCAAAACAAATATTTGTAGAGGAATCAAGTTTCACCACATTAGATGATGGTATCACTGGGAATTACTGCATCCTTGATAACGGTAACAATTCCGCTCTTAATGAAGTATCCATCTGACTCCCTGGCTGCTTCTTGAATATTGTCAATATTGATGATCTGACGATACAAAAATTCCTTTTTAGGGACTTAATCGAGCTCACAGCTCATGTGTATTGGTTcgaaaattggaaaaaaaatgtgTGATGACAAGAGAAGTCAGCAGTACATTTACGACCATATGCTGCCTAGAACACTCGGTACGTGTATTAAGTGAATGAGATTTTCGAACATCATTTAAGTTGAGTGGTAATAAGAGAATGATTAGTTAGCCAACCTTCACATTGTCCCCTATACGAGCATTCTTGTCGATAATAGCTCTCTTTATGTGACAGTTCTTGCCGATGCCAATTGGAACACTACCCTTTGCATACAGAAGCATCCTGTCAGCATCCGTCTGGACCAAGAAAGGAAGCAAAGTAAGTTTAACAACAAATCAAAGGAGGCATGAAGACAATTACAGagaatttatttcatttttcaatttGCTCCATGCTATCTCGCGTACAAAGTCCTTTTTTTTACATATAGTTTGTGAATTTTTAACCATGACCTCATAATAATCTGCTCCCATCAAAAGTGTGTCTTTGATAATTGTTCCCGCTGAAATGCATGATCTGAGTCCAATCACAGAATGGTGAATTTTACAGCTCTGCACAAAACAAAGTAACTATGTGAGAACCATAACCTGTGAAGTATGTTCTGGTTCACCGTATGTACACAATTGTTGAGGTTTAACTTGTGAAAAATTAAACATCATGACATGAAACTGGAACAAGTATGTCCAACATTCCTCAGAAAATGCAAGCAGCAATTATTTTGTCAAGTATTAGAGATGTCCCAAAATTATAAGACACCTCCCAGACAGCCAGCCTAGCGGGTGATAGAGGTGAAGTCCTGCGTGTTTGCTTTTGGGAATGAACAGAATATGTAAATTAGAATATGCTGTTGGTAAGAAACAGATTATTAATTACCTTGATGACACAACCTTCACCAATGACACTATCTGTGATATCGGCATCAAGCATCTTTGAAGAAGGCAAGTATCGAGGTTGGGTGTAGATTGGAGCTGAACGATCATAGAAGCTGCAAGGAATATTGAAGACAACAATATTAGTGCTTACGACCAGAGAAGAACAATAGATAATTGCAACTAACTGGAGAGAACTATCAGTGAAGTTACCTAAAATCTGGCACTGGCTTTTTCGTTATGCCCAAATTGGCATTGTAGAAAGCTTCAATGGTACCAATATCCTCCCAGTAGTCATCAAATAAATAAGCTTGCACCTGCACTTAGACTAGTAAGACCACTACAAGTAATACTAAAGAAATTTGAACATTTGAGTACAGATTGGTTCGTCATTATTTCAAGCAGTTCCGTGATGACTAGAAAAAAGAGATATATATACTATACAGAGACAAGGTAAAAGGAAATAGAGGAAAACTTGATAATTGTTTCACAAAGTTTAAACTATAGCTAGCCACAATAAGTCCTATAACCTATATTGCtcgaactcttcaaaaatgtcgacAGGTGTGTCGCGGatactccaaaagtagtgcattttggAGAATCTGAAACAAGTGCGGAAACAATTTTGGAGAGTTTGAGCAACATATCATATAACTACTAGAATACTGTGGAAGTAAAGTTTCATATCCTAAAGGAAAAAGTTttcagaatttaaatttaaatcttATGAAAAAAATGTAAATATAATTCTTCTAGTTTTTGTGAGTAGAACTGTAAATGTTAATGAATGAAGAATTTACATACTCGCATTCCAATGGAAGTTGCACCAGGAATTACTTCACTACCAAAGTCATTAGCTGCAGGAAATTTTTGCTGGAGGAGGTTTAACATCACATCTTTGGTAATGACATATATACCCATACTTGCAATATAAGGCTTCTCTTTAGCTCTTTCGTCATCAAGGCCTAAAATAGTAGTATCCACCTGAAATGCACCAAACACAAATTATATTCTTCCGGGAAACAAGATATTTGTACCATCTATTTGTGTATGTGTCTTTGTTCGTATAATATACATGCATGTTACCTTCATTGCTTTCAACTGCTCTCCTTTTGGTTTCTCTGTAAATTCAATGATACGTCCTTCTTCATCAATCTTCATAAGACCAAATGAAGAGGCACGTTTTTCATCCATTGGTAGTGCAGCAACGGTAATATCAGCATCCGCTTCTCTATGGGCTAGAATGAACTTTTCATAATCCATTCTGTACAGATGATCTCCCGCAAGTATTAGGAATTCCAGAACATTATGCTCCTCAAACAACCATAAATACTGCCTGACAGCATCAGCAGTTCCCTGAGAAACAAGTAATTTCTTGTTACACTAGTTTGGGAAGAAAACTAGTTAAATGGCTAATACTAAAATGCATGTCATAAGTAAATCAGAGAAGCTGAGCACAAATAGTAACCTTAAAGTGGCTTCAAACGTGCTTATATACTTGACGGATTGATATATTAGgttatgattttcaaaaaagaCAGTCCGATGCACATAGTATTCCATGTTAgcagggttcggggaagggcaACCTACCCCAATGCAAGCATTAGTGGGCTTGAATCCGTGACCTATATAGGTCACACGGAGACAACTTTACCGTtgctccaaggctccccttgaAATCAAATCACTGCAAAATAAAGACGTGTGAAATGTGTGCATTAGGAAGAAGGTTAGGTACCTGGAACCAATCGGGGTTCTCTGGACTTTGCTGAGCAGCAAGAACTTCCACAAAACCTTCATTTTTGTAACCACCTATGTTACTTGCATAAGCCCGAGAAAGATGGCGATTTAGTGATGCAGAGTTGAACTGTGTGAGAACATAGATCTTGGATATGGTACTGTTAATACAATTGCTCACAGGAATATCAATCAGACGATAATTTGCTCCAAGTGGAACAGCTGGTTTTGCTCTCTTTTTGGTTAGAGGATACAGACGTATCCCAACTCCACCTCCAAGAATAATACCCAAAACACTCTACAACAAATTAGATTGACATTATAGTTGCTCTATTCAGTAAATACTTTCAAGCTTTGAAGCATCAAGATACCAAAACTTACTGCATTGATATTTTTACTATCCAACGGTACTTTACTCCTACAAACTTAAACTCATGGATGCGACACAGACACTACTAATGTCtgataaacaaaaaaataaaattcattatttattaaGCTCATCTGTATCAATTATAATTACACTATCCAGAAGATAATGCTAGTGTAACAGCTTTTGCCGGCAAAGATTTCATCCaggtgaaaaaaaatattttttccgtcacaatttatgtgacacatttttctttttagtttgtcTTAAAAGAAACGTCACCTTTCTatgattaaattaaaaaatgactttaaaattcTCCTTTTACCTGATGAATGCCTCTTTTCTCTTCTCTGAAGTCTACAACAAACAAGTGGGAGAGGCAGGATTCGAACCTCGAACCTACGTAGAAAAACTTGCCTTTTGAATAGAAGATGtccatgaaaaaatattttttagaggaagataaaaaaaaatgcgGGATGAAATGATTTATACTCATACAAATGtgtcaaatttattttacaCCACAAATTTCAGAACTCTTCCTTTCGTGAACATTGTACCTAAAAAAACAATGGGAGAGAGTGCAATATTTACCTCTCGACGGACATATTATACAAAAGAAAACTTTACACATACAATACACATTTAcgccttgtttggatggttgttaccaagtattgtattgtattattagtttaaatacaatatttattttaattattacttaaattttattgtattgtatcgtttaaattcatacttaggTAACGACAAAAAGACTCATTTAATGTAACGACAGATTTAGTGTAATCACAtcgttaccttaatatttttttctcattttgtctttattttttatttaataattatatttcacaTTTTACCCTACCTTTTCATAGAAGTTTTATCCCGTACCCTACTTTTCAAATCATGAatgtgtgacattatgtaaAGACGGAGAAcgatactccctccattccatattaatttttaaggtaatgcacacatattaagaaaagcaTTCAAGGACAAAATTTGAACCATATTTTCCTCTATTACCCTTTCATTTAATCAACCCCATAAAGAcgattaaatgtgaaatcataaatacaagtAGTCCTTTATTGgagtataactttgtaagtagtgtagtttattcctagaaaattacaaaagttcattaatggaaaggataaatatgaaaaaagtttcaaacatttctattaaactttgaacaatgaaaaaagctctagaaattcagttaatatggaatagagtgagtacaatctatccaaacactgtattcattaaaacaatATAGTACGATACAATACAAAACAATACAATacgatacattatgaaacaataggtaacaaccatccaaacaaaatATTATGCTAATTTGTataatcaaaatttccaaaatacATCTACATTCGATTATTTTCGCACTTACTCGGCTAGCATCAGGATCAAGACATGTCTGTGAATTGTTAAAGTCAGAAACAGCTTTAGGGGACACGATAATTGCAGCGCCGCTATGAGAAATGCATCGTCCAGAACGCAATGACGCTGGTGAGATCAATTTGTCGCCGGAGAAATCTGACAATGCGAAAGAGAGACTTCTTGCAGGATCAGCATTATCGATTCTCTCATTGATTATAGAGTGAAGAAAAGGTTTCAATGTTCCCAGAGATGCCGCCATTGTTACTCCATTGGCTGCTACTCTTCTTACTGACCTATGATATTCAGGAACAAGTCAATATAtctgtttaattttttttaaaaaaaaaaagagatacaAACTTAGTCTAATGTGGTATCTTATTTGAACAATTCAAATTAAActctaaaatatgaaaaaatttatgaagttaaatatacaatttttaatttcttctacAATGATATAGGAATGCATAAAATTTTCTTtgcaagttataattaatttaattcttCAGCAAAAATCTTTTTATAACCTGTAGAAAAATACTATGATATGTATtgcaaaattaaaataaacttTTTATTACTTTCTTATATAATCATGACATTAGTAATgcattaaattttcttttcaaatttgaaatttttagttaaaTAACATAGaactttatttgatattttagaatTGTGAATCAAACTACCTAAAATTTATTATCtatcaataaatttttttagaCTAAAAACCAAAAATTGTATTAGAACAATTGGCTAACATTTTAACCACTTGAAAAAATATCCTCAAGTTATATAATAACCTGACTCTTTCCATATAGAGTTACTAGTTCTCGGACACATACGTTGTACATGTAATCCATCTCAATTAGCATAAACTTTTTAAATCGGTAtatataatactaataaatgTGTATAATGagtaattaaaattgaaagggGAAAAGTTCAAGCTCAAATTGATGAATAATTAGTGAATATCTAATGACATTGTATGTGACATTGTATGATTGCTTTATGGATAATGATTATCTTGTAATTGATGTAGACTTAAAGAGGCAAAATAATATTAACAGTAAGGATTTTTTTCAAACTCAATCCTGCTTGCTTGTTCGGAAGGGCCTGGAAGAGGAAGTGATCCCCTGACACTAAAAACTAAAATCCCAAAAAGAAGCCGAAAACACAAAATCCCTAAATGGGGTAGCAAATAGTTccttagaaaaaatataaataaagagatactaaataaaatcataatcaaaataaatagattaaTAAATAGGTATTTTCTCTTTGaacgaaaataaaaaaaatctcaaaataagGATCAACCCCACCCCATAATCACTAAAAGGAACAGCATGAGACACTTACCAGTTATTCGAATTGGCATTACTCTAACAGCGAAATGCCCAAGAAAGGCTGCAATAAGAGAGAGAACGCCTCTAAAGAAAAAAGGTGACATAATAGGTCAGAATTTATTCTTAGCTAGAAGAACAAGAAATACATGGATCTATACGCAATCAAAGGATTTCTCCcccaaaaagataaaaattacccttgcttttttttttactcCGCTCGTGCGTGGCACTCTTTGCTGGAGGAGCAGCATATCGAGAAAAAAAATCCCCATCGGATTCAAACCGATGACTTTCTTAGCCTATTTCTAAAGGGCGAACTGATCAACTGTGCTAAACATACGACTGAAGTAGCATGATTAGACCTTCTTATCACTTTTTCGTCTAGCTATAAACTGAAAGAAAAGTCAACAAAGGCTACTAAGTAATgtcaaattcaaaaaagaaaaaagtagacTGAAAAAGTAggcagaaaaaggaaaagaattttctagtataattgagttttccttttcctaaaaggaaaataCAAAGTTTCCATATATTTGGCTGGTCCTTTTCTTATAGAAAAaggtttatgactctataaatataaGCTCATTCATTCTAACATGACAGTATTCACAATGTAGTTCTAAGgactttgagagttttgtgtaggaGAGAGAGAgcgtaaaaatacaaagagtgttatacaccaaaataaatattgtattcttgagtgtcctctttagtagttgtttcttttacaagaaaggagtgttaattattgttttctccttgtatttgagagcggTGTACTCCATATCATAATAGTAAAATCTTTTACACCGTGATTTTTCTACTCTATTTGTTtgagggtttccacgtaaaattttcgtgtccaatttattttcattatttatcatcatatcaaactttagttgtggtgcttcctccccccaacagtggtTACAGAGCCCTCGGTCATTCTGTCTGTTTTATACAAAGGTactatttgtgaatagtaaattcggtgaaaagtactattcacgtgaatagtaaatttcggtgatGGTATAATTTGTCatgattgttcgcaaaaatattcaaaaatggtctagaagggtgtgaagcaaataacaatatcgaatacaacaaagtttgacgttgagaaattcaatgggactaatttctcattatggaaaatgaaaatagaagggactgaacgtgcggagttTCTACTTTAAAGtatgcctgactcgtatgatcaactcatcatcaacctgacgaataATACaaacagtctagttttcgatgaaattgcagccactgtcttagaagaagaaaatcggcgcaaaaataaggaagacaaacaagaaagttcgcagcaagctaaaactttgatgatggtgagaggaagaccaacggaacgtggccctagtgggagtcacaatcatggtagatctcaatcaagaagtaaaaagaagatcaagtgtttgaggacagataatagaggagaatacactggtgatgaatttgataacttctgtaaataaAAAGGTATTAAAAGACAGTTCATGGTGGCATATACTAcacaacaaaatagagtagcagagtagatgaacagaaccttgttggaacgaacaagagctatgttggcaactgtagggttggaaaaataattttgggcagaagcagtcaaaaccgcctgttatgtgatcaatcgatcatcatcaaccgcaattgatctgaaaatgccaatggagatgtggacaggaaaatcagttgattattctcgcttacatatattcggaagtcctgcttatgttatgtacaacacccaagaaaaatcgaagttggatccaaaatctaggGAATGCAtgttcttagggtatgctgatggagtcaaggggtatcgcttgtgggatcccactgcCCGCAATGTGGTAATCaacagggatgttgtatttgttgaaaacaagatacaagcaaaaaaaggtagcacttcaaaagaaaaatcagagactactacagttgaagttgaagaaataaaagaagttt
This sequence is a window from Solanum dulcamara chromosome 10, daSolDulc1.2, whole genome shotgun sequence. Protein-coding genes within it:
- the LOC129871646 gene encoding glucose-1-phosphate adenylyltransferase small subunit, chloroplastic/amyloplastic-like, whose protein sequence is MAASLGTLKPFLHSIINERIDNADPARSLSFALSDFSGDKLISPASLRSGRCISHSGAAIIVSPKAVSDFNNSQTCLDPDASRSVLGIILGGGVGIRLYPLTKKRAKPAVPLGANYRLIDIPVSNCINSTISKIYVLTQFNSASLNRHLSRAYASNIGGYKNEGFVEVLAAQQSPENPDWFQGTADAVRQYLWLFEEHNVLEFLILAGDHLYRMDYEKFILAHREADADITVAALPMDEKRASSFGLMKIDEEGRIIEFTEKPKGEQLKAMKVDTTILGLDDERAKEKPYIASMGIYVITKDVMLNLLQQKFPAANDFGSEVIPGATSIGMRVQAYLFDDYWEDIGTIEAFYNANLGITKKPVPDFSFYDRSAPIYTQPRYLPSSKMLDADITDSVIGEGCVIKSCKIHHSVIGLRSCISAGTIIKDTLLMGADYYETDADRMLLYAKGSVPIGIGKNCHIKRAIIDKNARIGDNVKIINIDNIQEAARESDGYFIKSGIVTVIKDAVIPSDTII